In a genomic window of Telopea speciosissima isolate NSW1024214 ecotype Mountain lineage chromosome 5, Tspe_v1, whole genome shotgun sequence:
- the LOC122661384 gene encoding flap endonuclease 1 isoform X3: protein MGIKGLTKLLADNAPKCMKEQKFESYFGRKIAIDASMSIYQFLIVVGRIGTETLTNEAGEVTSHLQGMFTRTIRLLEAGMKPVYVFDGKPPDMKKQELAKRFSKRTDATEDLAAAIEAGDKEDIEKFSKRTVKVTKQHNEDCKKLLRLMGVPVIEAPSEAEAECAALCKKGKASLYVYAVASEDMDSLTFGAPRFLRHLMDPSSRKVPVMEFEVSKILQELNLTMDQFIDLCILSGCDYCDSIRGIGGQTALKLIRQFGTIENILENINKERYQIPEDWPYQEARHLFKEPVVSADHEQLEIKWTSPDEEGLITFLVNENGFNHDRITKAIEKIKVAKNKSSQGRLESFFKPVVNSSLPIKRKETLEKSSRETVNKKPKANGGKKK from the exons ATGGGTATAAAG GGTTTAACAAAGCTGCTCGCAGACAATGCTCCCAAGTGCATGAAAGAGCAGAAATTCGAGAGCTATTTCGGTCGTAAAATTGCCATTGATGCTAGCATGAGCATCTACCAGTTTCTC ATTGTGGTGGGGCGGATCGGGACTGAGACGCTAACGAATGAGGCTGGCGAAGTAACGAG TCACTTGCAAGGAATGTTCACTCGCACAATTAGACTTCTTGAAGCTGGAATGAAACCGGT GTATGTTTTTGATGGAAAGCCACCAGATATGAAGAAGCAAGAACTAGCAAAGCG GTTCTCCAAAAGAACGGATGCTACTGAGGACTTGGCGGCAGCGATAGAG GCGGGAGATAAGGAAGACATAGAGAAGTTTAGTAAAAGGACGGTTAAG GTGACAAAGCAGCACAACGAGGACTGCAAGAAACTTCTGAGACTCATGGGAGTCCCTGTGATTGAG GCTCCATCTGAAGCAGAGGCAGAGTGTGCTGCACTTTGCAAAAAGGGGAAGGCAAGCTTATac GTCTATGCCGTGGCTTCTGAAGATATGGATTCTCTAACTTTTGGGGCTCCTAGGTTTCTTCGCCATTTGATGGATCCTAGCTCAAGGAAAGTCCCTGTGATGGAATTTGAAGTTTCAAAG ATTTTGCAGGAGCTGAATCTCACTATGGATCAATTCATTGATTTGTGCATTCTTTCTGGGTGTGATTATTGTGACAGTATTCGAG GTATTGGGGGACAGACTGCTTTGAAGCTCATCCGCCAATTTGGTACCATAGAAAATATATTGGAGAACATAAACAAAGAGAG GTACCAAATTCCTGAGGACTGGCCTTATCAAGAAGCCAGACATCTTTTTAAGGAACCTGTGGTCTCTGCAGATCATGAGCAATTGGAGATTAAATGGACTTCTCCGGATGAGGAG GGACTCATAACTTTCCTGGTCAATGAAAATGGCTTCAACCATGACCGTATAACCAAG GcaatagaaaagataaaagttGCTAAGAACAAGTCATCCCAAGGACG ATTAGAATCCTTCTTTAAGCCAGTGGTGAACAGCTCACTACCCATTAAACGGAAG
- the LOC122661384 gene encoding flap endonuclease 1 isoform X2 — protein sequence MGIKGLTKLLADNAPKCMKEQKFESYFGRKIAIDASMSIYQFLIVVGRIGTETLTNEAGEVTSHLQGMFTRTIRLLEAGMKPVYVFDGKPPDMKKQELAKRFSKRTDATEDLAAAIEAGDKEDIEKFSKRTVKVTKQHNEDCKKLLRLMGVPVIEAPSEAEAECAALCKKGKVYAVASEDMDSLTFGAPRFLRHLMDPSSRKVPVMEFEVSKILQELNLTMDQFIDLCILSGCDYCDSIRGIGGQTALKLIRQFGTIENILENINKERYQIPEDWPYQEARHLFKEPVVSADHEQLEIKWTSPDEEGLITFLVNENGFNHDRITKAIEKIKVAKNKSSQGRLESFFKPVVNSSLPIKRKEIKCMIGSPRLILRPMMFSLHASFCSSPKAVGSRYPVPLHLGSKHLGLFSRAVCFST from the exons ATGGGTATAAAG GGTTTAACAAAGCTGCTCGCAGACAATGCTCCCAAGTGCATGAAAGAGCAGAAATTCGAGAGCTATTTCGGTCGTAAAATTGCCATTGATGCTAGCATGAGCATCTACCAGTTTCTC ATTGTGGTGGGGCGGATCGGGACTGAGACGCTAACGAATGAGGCTGGCGAAGTAACGAG TCACTTGCAAGGAATGTTCACTCGCACAATTAGACTTCTTGAAGCTGGAATGAAACCGGT GTATGTTTTTGATGGAAAGCCACCAGATATGAAGAAGCAAGAACTAGCAAAGCG GTTCTCCAAAAGAACGGATGCTACTGAGGACTTGGCGGCAGCGATAGAG GCGGGAGATAAGGAAGACATAGAGAAGTTTAGTAAAAGGACGGTTAAG GTGACAAAGCAGCACAACGAGGACTGCAAGAAACTTCTGAGACTCATGGGAGTCCCTGTGATTGAG GCTCCATCTGAAGCAGAGGCAGAGTGTGCTGCACTTTGCAAAAAGGGGAAG GTCTATGCCGTGGCTTCTGAAGATATGGATTCTCTAACTTTTGGGGCTCCTAGGTTTCTTCGCCATTTGATGGATCCTAGCTCAAGGAAAGTCCCTGTGATGGAATTTGAAGTTTCAAAG ATTTTGCAGGAGCTGAATCTCACTATGGATCAATTCATTGATTTGTGCATTCTTTCTGGGTGTGATTATTGTGACAGTATTCGAG GTATTGGGGGACAGACTGCTTTGAAGCTCATCCGCCAATTTGGTACCATAGAAAATATATTGGAGAACATAAACAAAGAGAG GTACCAAATTCCTGAGGACTGGCCTTATCAAGAAGCCAGACATCTTTTTAAGGAACCTGTGGTCTCTGCAGATCATGAGCAATTGGAGATTAAATGGACTTCTCCGGATGAGGAG GGACTCATAACTTTCCTGGTCAATGAAAATGGCTTCAACCATGACCGTATAACCAAG GcaatagaaaagataaaagttGCTAAGAACAAGTCATCCCAAGGACG ATTAGAATCCTTCTTTAAGCCAGTGGTGAACAGCTCACTACCCATTAAACGGAAG GAAATCAAGTGCATGATAGGATCTCCTAGACTAATACTCAGGCCTATGATGTTCTCTCTGCATGCCTCTTTCTGCTCAAGCCCAAAGGCTGTTGGGAGCAGATACCCTGTGCCTTTGCATCTAGGTTCCAAGCACTTGGGGCTGTTCTCCAGAGCTGTCTGCTTTAGCACATGA
- the LOC122663172 gene encoding uncharacterized protein LOC122663172 yields MDSENPSQSKTRDIATWTNEISHFFLECLSQQHRHGRNGDNGLKREQWQAISLKIKDRFNTTYEWEQCKNHYRIWKARLKALFDLQNNYGLGWNAIEMRFDAPQHVWAEFKKKEQKYWRNTKVLPIYLEVAVWLGNELANGNASTTPAQAAAAVAGLDTLVLSDDGESQNEETTTHTPVGSSTCRRGRPQSTGTSKPQKKKKKKKKKQGAEKVASPLKAIAAAITNMVQNDSQVALGDKIIDAIDVIPDIDFHKQAVAKSFFLGNKDLGLAIIRAKVEDRLELVDLYMSTAGRTN; encoded by the exons ATGGATTCCGAAAACCCCTCTCAGTCTAAGACAAGAGACATTGCAACATGGACTAATGAAATATCACACTTTTTCCTAGAGTGTCTCTCACAGCAACATAGACATGGGAGAAATGGAGACAATGGCCTCAAGAGAGAGCAATGGCAAGCAATCTCACTCAAGATTAAAGATCGTTTTAACACAACTTATGAATGGGAGCAATGCAAAAACCACTATAGGATATGGAAAGCTAGACTGAAAGCATTGTTTGACTTACAAAACAATTATGGATTAGGTTGGAATGCGATAGAGATGAGATTTGATGCACCACAACATGTTTGGGCTGAGTTTAAG AAAAAGGAGCAAAAGTATTGGAGAAATACTAAAGTACTTCCCATTTACTTAGAAGTTGCAGTATGGTTAGGCAACGAACTTGCAAATGGGAATGCTTCAACCACCCCAGCACAAGCTGCTGCTGCAGTTGCTGGACTTGATACCTTAGTCCTTAGTGATGATGGGGAGAGTCAAAATGAAGAAACTACAACTCACACTCCTGTTGGAAGTTCCACTTGTAGACGTGGTAGACCTCAATCAACAGGCACAAGTAagccacagaagaagaagaagaagaagaagaagaagcaaggggCTGAGAAAGTTGCAAGTCCTCTAAAAGCTATTGCTGCAGCCATCACGAATATGGTGCAGAATGATTCACAAGTAGCTTTGGGAGACAAAATCATTGATGCAATTGATGTTATCCCAGACATTGACTTCCACAAGCAAGCCGTTGCCAAGTCTTTTTTTCTGGGAAATAAAGACTTAGGCCTCGCCATCATACGAGCAAAGGTGGAAGATAGGCTGGAATTGGTGGACTTGTATATGTCAACAGCTGGGAGAACCAATTAA
- the LOC122661384 gene encoding flap endonuclease 1 isoform X1, whose protein sequence is MGIKGLTKLLADNAPKCMKEQKFESYFGRKIAIDASMSIYQFLIVVGRIGTETLTNEAGEVTSHLQGMFTRTIRLLEAGMKPVYVFDGKPPDMKKQELAKRFSKRTDATEDLAAAIEAGDKEDIEKFSKRTVKVTKQHNEDCKKLLRLMGVPVIEAPSEAEAECAALCKKGKASLYVYAVASEDMDSLTFGAPRFLRHLMDPSSRKVPVMEFEVSKILQELNLTMDQFIDLCILSGCDYCDSIRGIGGQTALKLIRQFGTIENILENINKERYQIPEDWPYQEARHLFKEPVVSADHEQLEIKWTSPDEEGLITFLVNENGFNHDRITKAIEKIKVAKNKSSQGRLESFFKPVVNSSLPIKRKEIKCMIGSPRLILRPMMFSLHASFCSSPKAVGSRYPVPLHLGSKHLGLFSRAVCFST, encoded by the exons ATGGGTATAAAG GGTTTAACAAAGCTGCTCGCAGACAATGCTCCCAAGTGCATGAAAGAGCAGAAATTCGAGAGCTATTTCGGTCGTAAAATTGCCATTGATGCTAGCATGAGCATCTACCAGTTTCTC ATTGTGGTGGGGCGGATCGGGACTGAGACGCTAACGAATGAGGCTGGCGAAGTAACGAG TCACTTGCAAGGAATGTTCACTCGCACAATTAGACTTCTTGAAGCTGGAATGAAACCGGT GTATGTTTTTGATGGAAAGCCACCAGATATGAAGAAGCAAGAACTAGCAAAGCG GTTCTCCAAAAGAACGGATGCTACTGAGGACTTGGCGGCAGCGATAGAG GCGGGAGATAAGGAAGACATAGAGAAGTTTAGTAAAAGGACGGTTAAG GTGACAAAGCAGCACAACGAGGACTGCAAGAAACTTCTGAGACTCATGGGAGTCCCTGTGATTGAG GCTCCATCTGAAGCAGAGGCAGAGTGTGCTGCACTTTGCAAAAAGGGGAAGGCAAGCTTATac GTCTATGCCGTGGCTTCTGAAGATATGGATTCTCTAACTTTTGGGGCTCCTAGGTTTCTTCGCCATTTGATGGATCCTAGCTCAAGGAAAGTCCCTGTGATGGAATTTGAAGTTTCAAAG ATTTTGCAGGAGCTGAATCTCACTATGGATCAATTCATTGATTTGTGCATTCTTTCTGGGTGTGATTATTGTGACAGTATTCGAG GTATTGGGGGACAGACTGCTTTGAAGCTCATCCGCCAATTTGGTACCATAGAAAATATATTGGAGAACATAAACAAAGAGAG GTACCAAATTCCTGAGGACTGGCCTTATCAAGAAGCCAGACATCTTTTTAAGGAACCTGTGGTCTCTGCAGATCATGAGCAATTGGAGATTAAATGGACTTCTCCGGATGAGGAG GGACTCATAACTTTCCTGGTCAATGAAAATGGCTTCAACCATGACCGTATAACCAAG GcaatagaaaagataaaagttGCTAAGAACAAGTCATCCCAAGGACG ATTAGAATCCTTCTTTAAGCCAGTGGTGAACAGCTCACTACCCATTAAACGGAAG GAAATCAAGTGCATGATAGGATCTCCTAGACTAATACTCAGGCCTATGATGTTCTCTCTGCATGCCTCTTTCTGCTCAAGCCCAAAGGCTGTTGGGAGCAGATACCCTGTGCCTTTGCATCTAGGTTCCAAGCACTTGGGGCTGTTCTCCAGAGCTGTCTGCTTTAGCACATGA